A genomic segment from Bufo bufo chromosome 8, aBufBuf1.1, whole genome shotgun sequence encodes:
- the C8H19orf47 gene encoding uncharacterized protein C19orf47 homolog isoform X1: MVSVTLATSEWISFFKEAGIPAGPAVNYAVTFVDNRIQKTMLMDLTKEIINELGITAVGDVIAILKHAKIVHRQDICNALTEVPSQTSMQSELRRNANSPATRMIANSLSRDSPPSPPLRRPETSTSKISVTVSNKVALKKSQAALSAPVDDSGAEVPVKRRRVTAEIEGKYIINMPKGTTERTRKILEEQAEKGMIRTSVFDRLGAESKVDTTLGAKPTGVFSRLGDAHVEEKSPDSDDDSSVLQYVGVLKRMSASVPREELTSGITIKAKATSSEKKPRITTIKRLALKPPASAPAKLTTSKVTLAQRLGTAPRINVEEERKRKKPSAALAQRLGKQQVIAQDSKVSSSKPQVVAFKPSFTIKRTVGNARVTSSSDNSSAQMDNAGNVSVFKRLGRKSL; the protein is encoded by the exons ATGGTGTCTGTAACATTGG CCACGTCTGAGTGGATCAGCTTCTTCAAAGAAGCCGGGATCCCCGCGGGTCCAGCTGTCAACTACGCTGTGACGTTTGTGGACAACAG GATCCAGAAGACCATGCTGATGGATCTGACCAAGGAGATCATCAATGAACTAGGCATAACAGCAGTCGGAGATGTCATCGCCATACTGAAACATGCCAAAATTGTCCACAGACAG GATATATGTAATGCCCTGACAGAGGTGCCCAGCCAGACGAGTATGCAGAGTGAACTGAGGAGAAACGCAAACAGCC CTGCCACAAGAATGATTGCCAATAGTCTCAGCCGGGATTCTCCCCCGTCCCCACCTCTCCGCAGGCCTGAGACCAGTACGTCTAAGATCTCTGTGACTGTGTCCAATAAAGTGGCTCTGAAGAAATCTCAAGCCG CATTGTCTGCACCAGTAGATGACTCCGGGGCTGAGGTTCCAGTGAAACGGCGCAGGGTGACGGCTGAGATAGAGGGAAAGTACATCATTAATATGCCCAAGGGAACCACAGAGCGGACGAGGAAGATCCTGGAGGAGCAAGCAGAAAAAG GTATGATCAGAACGTCCGTCTTTGACCGACTGGGGGCAGAAAGTAAAGTGGATACAACATTGGGTGCAAAG CCCACAGGAGTTTTTAGTCGATTAGGGGATGCCCATGTAGAAGAAAAATCTCCAGACAGTGATGACGACAGCAGTGTTTTGCAGTACGTGGGTGTTCTTAAAAGAATGAGCGCTTCAGTCCCCAGAGAGGAGTTAACCTCTGGGATCACCATCAAAGCCAAAGCCACAAGTTCGGAGAAGAAGCCGCGAATCACCACCATCAAGAGACTCGCTCTGAAACCTCCTGCCAGTGCTCCTGCTAAGCTAACCACGTCAAAGGTCACCCTGGCGCAGAGGTTGGGCACTGCCCCACGGATAAACGTAGAGgaggaaaggaaaagaaaaaagccaTCGGCTGCCTTGGCACAGCGTCTGGGGAAGCAGCAGGTCATCGCTCAGGACAGCAAAGTGAGCAGCAGTAAGCCGCAAGTAGTGGCATTCAAGCCGTCGTTCACCATCAAGAGGACTGTAGGGAACGCCCGTGTGACCAGCTCCAGCGACAATAGCAGTGCTCAGATGGACAACGCTGGAAACGTCAGTGTCTTTAAGAGACTGGGGAGAAAATCCCTATGA
- the C8H19orf47 gene encoding uncharacterized protein C19orf47 homolog isoform X2, whose product MVSVTLATSEWISFFKEAGIPAGPAVNYAVTFVDNRIQKTMLMDLTKEIINELGITAVGDVIAILKHAKIVHRQDICNALTEVPSQTSMQSELRRNANSPATRMIANSLSRDSPPSPPLRRPETTLSAPVDDSGAEVPVKRRRVTAEIEGKYIINMPKGTTERTRKILEEQAEKGMIRTSVFDRLGAESKVDTTLGAKPTGVFSRLGDAHVEEKSPDSDDDSSVLQYVGVLKRMSASVPREELTSGITIKAKATSSEKKPRITTIKRLALKPPASAPAKLTTSKVTLAQRLGTAPRINVEEERKRKKPSAALAQRLGKQQVIAQDSKVSSSKPQVVAFKPSFTIKRTVGNARVTSSSDNSSAQMDNAGNVSVFKRLGRKSL is encoded by the exons ATGGTGTCTGTAACATTGG CCACGTCTGAGTGGATCAGCTTCTTCAAAGAAGCCGGGATCCCCGCGGGTCCAGCTGTCAACTACGCTGTGACGTTTGTGGACAACAG GATCCAGAAGACCATGCTGATGGATCTGACCAAGGAGATCATCAATGAACTAGGCATAACAGCAGTCGGAGATGTCATCGCCATACTGAAACATGCCAAAATTGTCCACAGACAG GATATATGTAATGCCCTGACAGAGGTGCCCAGCCAGACGAGTATGCAGAGTGAACTGAGGAGAAACGCAAACAGCC CTGCCACAAGAATGATTGCCAATAGTCTCAGCCGGGATTCTCCCCCGTCCCCACCTCTCCGCAGGCCTGAGACCA CATTGTCTGCACCAGTAGATGACTCCGGGGCTGAGGTTCCAGTGAAACGGCGCAGGGTGACGGCTGAGATAGAGGGAAAGTACATCATTAATATGCCCAAGGGAACCACAGAGCGGACGAGGAAGATCCTGGAGGAGCAAGCAGAAAAAG GTATGATCAGAACGTCCGTCTTTGACCGACTGGGGGCAGAAAGTAAAGTGGATACAACATTGGGTGCAAAG CCCACAGGAGTTTTTAGTCGATTAGGGGATGCCCATGTAGAAGAAAAATCTCCAGACAGTGATGACGACAGCAGTGTTTTGCAGTACGTGGGTGTTCTTAAAAGAATGAGCGCTTCAGTCCCCAGAGAGGAGTTAACCTCTGGGATCACCATCAAAGCCAAAGCCACAAGTTCGGAGAAGAAGCCGCGAATCACCACCATCAAGAGACTCGCTCTGAAACCTCCTGCCAGTGCTCCTGCTAAGCTAACCACGTCAAAGGTCACCCTGGCGCAGAGGTTGGGCACTGCCCCACGGATAAACGTAGAGgaggaaaggaaaagaaaaaagccaTCGGCTGCCTTGGCACAGCGTCTGGGGAAGCAGCAGGTCATCGCTCAGGACAGCAAAGTGAGCAGCAGTAAGCCGCAAGTAGTGGCATTCAAGCCGTCGTTCACCATCAAGAGGACTGTAGGGAACGCCCGTGTGACCAGCTCCAGCGACAATAGCAGTGCTCAGATGGACAACGCTGGAAACGTCAGTGTCTTTAAGAGACTGGGGAGAAAATCCCTATGA